The sequence AAAAATAAACAAATGAAACCGTTGAAAGGTTAACAGAAGGAGAATTGTATGAATGGGATTTACCATAAAGTTGGAATTAGAGCTGATGAAAGAGAAGTGATGGATGCACTAACTACAAAAAAAGGTTTAGCCGGTTGGTGGACAAAGGAAGTAGAAGGAAATTTTTCTTCAGAAGTTTATGGAGTTGGTGATTTGATTCATTTCGGATTCGGGCACAAGAATTTCATTGAAATGAAAGTGGAAATTTTAGAATCCAAACATCTGTTATGGGAATGTGTTGCCGGTCCAGAGGATTGGATTGGTTCTCATGTTGACTTTCAATTGAGCCTTAGTAAAGCACCCGATGGGGAAAGAATGACCATCCTTTATTTCCGGCACCAAGATTGGAAAACAGAGTCGGATTTTACTGCTCATTGTAGTATGAAATGGGCAATCTTTTTACTCAGTTTAAAAAACTTAGTTGAAACTGGGGTAGGTAAACCGTCGCCCGAAGACATAAAGATTGACGATTTAAATTGAATCAGTACAGAGTTGGTGTCGTTTTTTAACGGCACTTTTTAACAAAGAAACCCTTAGAAATATTTTTTTCATTTTAATCATCAAAGAACAATGGGTTGACGTTTGATAAACACTATTTCATTTCTTTAATTAGAATGAAAAAAATTGTTAATTCAACTCCGTTTGAAGTTTATGGTGCCACTGCGATCATTTCTCATAGAGTCCTAAAAGGTGAAGAAACCAAATATGAGAGTTGGTTAGAAAAAATTGCTCCACTTTGTAAAAAAGCCACCGGTCATCTTGATTGGCAAATGATTCAACCTATTCCCAACCTAACTACCACTTATACAATTATCATTCGATTTGATTCAGAGACCAATTTAAATCTTTGGATGAATTCTGTTGATCGAGATCAACTAATAAATGAAATTAGTTTGATTCTTGATAATGGTGATCAGTATTCTACACGAACGGGCCTTGAGTTTTTGTTTTCCTTTGAGAATCAAATCACTAAGCCACCGTTACGTTGGAAACAATTTCTCGTGACTTGGTCAGCAATTTTTCCTTTGGTATGTCCGCGAGCATTACCGGGGGTCCCGATGAGCGCTAAAATCGTTACTGAATTTCAGATTACTTAAGATTTCTTA is a genomic window of Leptospira brenneri containing:
- a CDS encoding SRPBCC family protein — its product is MNGIYHKVGIRADEREVMDALTTKKGLAGWWTKEVEGNFSSEVYGVGDLIHFGFGHKNFIEMKVEILESKHLLWECVAGPEDWIGSHVDFQLSLSKAPDGERMTILYFRHQDWKTESDFTAHCSMKWAIFLLSLKNLVETGVGKPSPEDIKIDDLN
- a CDS encoding antibiotic biosynthesis monooxygenase, which codes for MKKIVNSTPFEVYGATAIISHRVLKGEETKYESWLEKIAPLCKKATGHLDWQMIQPIPNLTTTYTIIIRFDSETNLNLWMNSVDRDQLINEISLILDNGDQYSTRTGLEFLFSFENQITKPPLRWKQFLVTWSAIFPLVCPRALPGVPMSAKIVTEFQIT